Proteins found in one Podarcis muralis chromosome 5, rPodMur119.hap1.1, whole genome shotgun sequence genomic segment:
- the C5H1orf141 gene encoding uncharacterized protein C1orf141 homolog isoform X1, giving the protein MQALDGGFTLLKLKQRLKSAHSATEVQKRPGRMSEDERKSLSGMDDYHRSVFRGTSREDGRTTVAVGKGVYDEAKHGVDQELKRKGKVKSCTNVHSLQDNLNKRDALWKYDFTNEEKNIKTFTHFEDAVLKKKKVSVPLCIEDEIEKPNAKVIRAGSSGPKCDSSPKSSESFPVYCHNEGYVKKHALNTCLSMYGDGAFYGVNRSGEICMQLNPVLRNNYNESTAITRSKQNSPPNETTKRKKKPALSGKPKRIAVQILSVKKTPCDDIFTSSQKEIVQKMSGSVTKTFSRHTVPERSISTNMPQRQKEGLMVCGENPTLAIYRTISSRSLISGIKSQLPDFFEKELASPEEPRKKDRVLFVDYIPISKPIPVPRYGSKLANHHNSVPSARSSCSSHSCAKIVSVESSKSEVKHQDNSHQKPFLDENRASNMEVSAQSPTQEDSERLIGPTPSLSLRSFQEEVNSSLEPQKSELTACSEEQSAGSAHAPVISIPTAEFDVSESHRDPSMQNLLPVGNEK; this is encoded by the exons ATGCAGGCTCTAGATGGAGGTTTCACACTCCTGAAACTAAAACAAAGGCTTAAATCTGCTCATTCCGCCACAGAAGTGCAGAAAAGACCTGGGAGAATGTCAGAG GATGAAAGGAAATCTTTGAGTGGCATGGATGATTATCACAGGAGTGTATTTAGAGGAACCAGTCGTGAGGATGGAAGGACAACTGTTGCTGTGGGAAAAG GTGTTTATGATGAAGCCAAACATGGAGTTGATCAGGAACTGAAGAGAAAGGGTAAAGTCAAATCCTGTACAAATGTACATTCTTTACAAGATAACCTGAACAAAAG agacGCTCTTTGGAAATACGATTTCACCaatgaggaaaaaaatattaagacTTTTACCCACTTTGAGGATGCGGTACTGAAAAAGAAGAAGGTTTCTGTACCTCTGTGCATTGAGGATGAAATAGAAAAACCAAATGCCAAAGTGATCAGAGCTGGCAGCTCAGGGCCAAAATGTGACAGCTCACCG AAGTCAAGTGAATCATTTCCCGTCTATTGCCACAATGAAGGGTATGTAAAGAAGCATGCATTGAATACATGTCTTTCTATGTATGGGGATGGAGCATTTTATGGTGTGAATAGGAGTGGTGAAATATGCATGCAGCTAAACCCGGTCCTACGAAATAACTATAATGAATCCACTGCAATCACCAGAAGTAAACAAAATTCTCCCCCCAATGAAACtacaaagaggaagaaaaagccaGCCCTGTCTGGGAAACCAAAACGCATCGCTGTTCAGATTTTATCTGTGAAGAAAACACCATGTGATGATATCTTCACAAGTTCTCAGAAAGAGATTGTTCAGAAGATGAGTGGAAGTGTCACAAAAACTTTCAGCAGACATACGGTCCCTGAAAGGAGTATTTCAACAAACATGCCTCAGCGTCAGAAAGAAGGCCTTATGGTATGTGGAGAGAATCCAACGCTGGCCATATACCGTACTATTTCATCTAGAAGCCTGATTTCAGGAATAAAATCCCAACTTCCAGATTTTTTTGAGAAGGAGTTAGCTTCCCCCGAAGAACCCCGTAAGAAGGATAGAGTGCTTTTTGTGGACTACATCCCCATCTCAAAGCCAATTCCAGTTCCAAGATATGGAAGTAAACTCGCTAACCACCACAACTCCGTCCCTTCAGCTCGCAGTTCATGCTCATCTCATAGTTGTGCTAAAATCGTATCAGTGGAAAGCAGCAAGTCTGAAGTGAAGCACCAGGATAATTCACACCAGAAACCTTTTCTGGATGAAAACAGGGCAAGCAACATGGAAGTCTCAGCCCAGTCCCCAACCCAAGAAGACAGTGAGAGGTTAATTGGGCCAACACCATCACTATCACTAAGGAGCTTTCAGGAAGAAGTAAATAGTAGCCTTGAGCCCCAGAAATCAGAATTGACCGCATGTTCAGAAGAGCAAAGCGCTGGGTCTGCACACGCTCCAGTTATAAGCATACCAACAGCAGAATTCGATGTCTCCGAATCTCATAGGGATCCGAGCATGCAGAACCTGTTACCTGTGGGTAATGAAAAGTAG
- the C5H1orf141 gene encoding uncharacterized protein C1orf141 homolog isoform X2, with product MVQRVLVKLDVMKQYEKKRLSKYELIECRKLGRVQVNPCVRTPLTFDLNLNYELSRSVKSSISVTPSTQHVIQDDQSTVQQSQRPQSLSTQRKDHSGKPVVRLFSAPSYLKHKPTNQRVNMQALDGGFTLLKLKQRLKSAHSATEVQKRPGRMSEDERKSLSGMDDYHRSVFRGTSREDGRTTVAVGKGVYDEAKHGVDQELKRKGKVKSCTNVHSLQDNLNKRDALWKYDFTNEEKNIKTFTHFEDAVLKKKKVSVPLCIEDEIEKPNAKVIRAGSSGPKCDSSPKSSESFPVYCHNEGYVKKHALNTCLSMYGDGAFYGVNRSGEICMQLNPVLRNNYNESTAITRSKQNSPPNETTKRKKKPALSGKPKRIAVQILSVKKTPCDDIFTSSQKEIVQKMSGSVTKTFSRHTVPERSISTNMPQRQKEGLMVCGENPTLAIYRTISSRSLISGIKSQLPDFFEKELASPEEPRKKDRVLFVDYIPISKPIPVPRYGSKLANHHNSVPSARSSCSSHSCAKIVSVESSKSEVKHQDNSHQKPFLDENRASNMEVSAQSPTQEDSERLIGPTPSLSLRSFQEEVNSSLEPQKSELTACSEEQSAGSAHAPVISIPTAEFDVSESHRDPSMQNLLPVGNEK from the exons ATGGTCCAGAGAGTACTGGTAAAACTCGATGTTATGAAGCaatatgagaagaaaagacttagCAAATATGAGCTAATTGAG TGCCGAAAGCTAGGGAGAGTACAGGTAAACCCGTGTGTGAGAACTCCCCTGACATTTGACTTGAATCTGAATTATGAATTGTCTCGATCTGTAAAATCAAGTATTTCTGTAACTCCGTCCACTCAGCATGTTATTCAAGATGATCAGAGCACAGTTCAGCAGTCACAAAG GCCCCAATCTCTGTCAACACAAAGGAAGGACCACTCTGGAAAACCTGTTGTGAGGCTATTTAGTGCTCCAAGCTACCTGAAACATAAACCAACTAATCAGAGAG TGAACATGCAGGCTCTAGATGGAGGTTTCACACTCCTGAAACTAAAACAAAGGCTTAAATCTGCTCATTCCGCCACAGAAGTGCAGAAAAGACCTGGGAGAATGTCAGAG GATGAAAGGAAATCTTTGAGTGGCATGGATGATTATCACAGGAGTGTATTTAGAGGAACCAGTCGTGAGGATGGAAGGACAACTGTTGCTGTGGGAAAAG GTGTTTATGATGAAGCCAAACATGGAGTTGATCAGGAACTGAAGAGAAAGGGTAAAGTCAAATCCTGTACAAATGTACATTCTTTACAAGATAACCTGAACAAAAG agacGCTCTTTGGAAATACGATTTCACCaatgaggaaaaaaatattaagacTTTTACCCACTTTGAGGATGCGGTACTGAAAAAGAAGAAGGTTTCTGTACCTCTGTGCATTGAGGATGAAATAGAAAAACCAAATGCCAAAGTGATCAGAGCTGGCAGCTCAGGGCCAAAATGTGACAGCTCACCG AAGTCAAGTGAATCATTTCCCGTCTATTGCCACAATGAAGGGTATGTAAAGAAGCATGCATTGAATACATGTCTTTCTATGTATGGGGATGGAGCATTTTATGGTGTGAATAGGAGTGGTGAAATATGCATGCAGCTAAACCCGGTCCTACGAAATAACTATAATGAATCCACTGCAATCACCAGAAGTAAACAAAATTCTCCCCCCAATGAAACtacaaagaggaagaaaaagccaGCCCTGTCTGGGAAACCAAAACGCATCGCTGTTCAGATTTTATCTGTGAAGAAAACACCATGTGATGATATCTTCACAAGTTCTCAGAAAGAGATTGTTCAGAAGATGAGTGGAAGTGTCACAAAAACTTTCAGCAGACATACGGTCCCTGAAAGGAGTATTTCAACAAACATGCCTCAGCGTCAGAAAGAAGGCCTTATGGTATGTGGAGAGAATCCAACGCTGGCCATATACCGTACTATTTCATCTAGAAGCCTGATTTCAGGAATAAAATCCCAACTTCCAGATTTTTTTGAGAAGGAGTTAGCTTCCCCCGAAGAACCCCGTAAGAAGGATAGAGTGCTTTTTGTGGACTACATCCCCATCTCAAAGCCAATTCCAGTTCCAAGATATGGAAGTAAACTCGCTAACCACCACAACTCCGTCCCTTCAGCTCGCAGTTCATGCTCATCTCATAGTTGTGCTAAAATCGTATCAGTGGAAAGCAGCAAGTCTGAAGTGAAGCACCAGGATAATTCACACCAGAAACCTTTTCTGGATGAAAACAGGGCAAGCAACATGGAAGTCTCAGCCCAGTCCCCAACCCAAGAAGACAGTGAGAGGTTAATTGGGCCAACACCATCACTATCACTAAGGAGCTTTCAGGAAGAAGTAAATAGTAGCCTTGAGCCCCAGAAATCAGAATTGACCGCATGTTCAGAAGAGCAAAGCGCTGGGTCTGCACACGCTCCAGTTATAAGCATACCAACAGCAGAATTCGATGTCTCCGAATCTCATAGGGATCCGAGCATGCAGAACCTGTTACCTGTGGGTAATGAAAAGTAG